A stretch of DNA from Phenylobacterium koreense:
GGGCGAGATTGAGATCATTCGCGGCCTGGCCATGTCGCTCACCGCGGCGACCGCCGCAGGCGCCCTGCTCAACGCCGACGATGTCCAGGCGGCGTTCGTCGACCGCTCGCGCATGCTGGTGACCAGCGATTTCGTGGAGGCCTATCTCGGCGGCGGCGAACGCAGCGCCCGCGATGAAGCCGAAGCCCTGGTCTGGCTGGTGGAGAACGTCATCGGCGGCGCCAACAAGCGCCAAGCCGGGCGCTATCTGGCCGCCGGCGTGGCGGCCCTGCGCTTCGAAAAGGAATTCCGCTACGGTCCCGACACCGCCGCGGTGAAGCTGCAGAAGCTGGCGGACCTGCAGCGCGCCGTAGCCCGCGCCGGGCTGGCGCCCGAGGACTACGAACCGATCCAGGCCAAGATCGGTGATGTCGGCGGACTGGTTGAGGCCGACGCCCGTCTGGTGCCGACCCTGGCCCGCAATCCGGCGCCGTCGCCTCAGAAGCTGCTGCTGCTGCTCAGGCTCGCCGCCGGCGAGACGGCGCCCGCGGGCCCCGCCGCCGAACGCGCGCGCCTGGAGGCCATCAAGATGGTCCGCCTGGAGCGCACCCGCATCGAGCTGGCCGACGATCCCCAGCGCATGACCCAGGTCCGCGACCTTATCCAGCAGCTCGGCGTCGCCGCCTGAGCCCCGGGGCGAGCAGCCGGGGAGGGCGGTTCGATCAGGCCTCGGCCTTGCTCTTCAGCAGGCCGCGCTCGTGCAGCAGCTCGGCGATCTGCACGGCGTTGAGCGCCGCGCCCTTGCGCAGGTTGTCGGCCACGACCCAGAGGTTCAGGCCGTTCTCGACGGTCGGGTCCTTGCGGATGCGGGAGACGAAGACCGGGAACTCGCCCTGGGCTTCCTTGGGCGTGATGTAGCCCTTGTCGTTGCGCTGATCGATGACGATCAGGCCCGGGCTTTCGCGCAGCAGGTCGCGCGCCTCGTCCTCGTCCAGGGGATCATGGAACTCGATGTTCACCGCCTCGGAGTGACCGACCATCACCGGCACCCGCACGCAGGTCACGGTCAGGGCGATCGACGGGTCGATCATCTTGTGAGTTTCGTTCCACATCTTGGCTTCTTCGTCGGTGTAGCCGTCGTCACCGAAGGCGCCGATGAATGGAATGACATTGAAGGCGATCTGCTTGGGGAACTTCTTCGGCTCGCTGGCCCCCAGCACGAACACGCTCTTGGTCTGGTCCCAGAGCTCGTCCATGCCTTCCTTGCCGGCGCCGGACACCGACTGGTAGGTCGAGACCACCACGCGCTTGATCCGCGCCCGGTCGTGCAGCGGCTTCAGCGCCACCACCAGTTGGGCCGTGGAGCAGTTCGGGTTGGCGATGATGTTCTTCTTCCCGGCGTAGGCCACGTCGTCCGGGTTCACCTCCGGCACGATCAGCGGGACGTCGGGGTCCATCCGCCAGGCCGAGGAGTTGTCGATCACGATCGGGCCGGCGGCGCCGATCTTCGGCGACCATTCCTTGGAGAACGAACCCGAGACGCTCATCAGCACCACGTCGACCGTGGAGAAGTCGAACTGCTCGATATCCTCGCACTTGAGGATCTGTTCGCCGAACGAGACCTCGACGCCGATCGATTTGCGGCTGGCGATGGCGTGAATCTTGTCCACGGGGAAGTTCACTTCCTCCAGGATATTCAGCATCTCGCGGCCCACATTGCCCGTGGCGCCGACCACGGCCACTCGATAGCCCATGGCGGTCTCCTTCAGATCGATCAGAAGCGGAGCGTCCCCTTACGCCTTCAGGTTCCCCCGCGCAATCGAGGTGGCGCCGGCCTTGCGTTGCTCAGCCTGCAGTCAGTTGGAGGCAAGCATGTCCATCGGGGTCGGTCGATCGTCGGCAGGAGCGCCGCAAGTCCAGGAAGGCGCGCGTCCGCGAAACCCTTCCATGTCGTCCAACCCATTGGACAAGCCCATGTTCCGGGTTGTGGAGACCACCCAGCAGAAGCTTTTGGCCAAGCTCGATCTCAACGGCGGCGGCCGCCTCGACCAGGTGGAACTGAAGCCCCTCAACAGGCCGGACGTCGGCAAGAATGGCCCGGCTGGATTTGCCGCCGCCGACCGCGACGTCGATGGCGCGCCTTCTACCGGGGAGCTGGCGCCGCGCGCCGATATGAACGCCATCTTCGAAATCGCCGACAGTGACGGCGACGGAGTCCTGACCCTGGCCGAGATCGAGGCCCAGATCGTCCAGGAGCCCGACCATTACGACAGCGGCGTGCGCAGGCTGCCCGACGCGCTCCGCCCGCTCGATCCCTCGGCCCCGGATTATCTGGACCGAGTGCGGGACCGGCTGACGGCGGCGGCAAGCTTCGAGCCCGTCGCGCCCGGCCAGGAAGCGCTGCGTCGCCTGCTGCGCGAGAACTTCGCCCGCCTGACCGAGCAGATGGTCGCCCAGATCTCGCCGCCGAGAGCCGCGCTGACCTGAAAGGTCATGGACAAAGTCACATCCGGCACGGTCTTTCGGGCAAAACAAAACAGGAGATCCAGATGGCCAATGACACCGGAATGCCCTTCGCCAATCTCATGGGCGTGGAGATCACGGAACGAAGCAAGGATCGGGTGGTCGGCCGCCTGCTGGTCCGCGAAGACCTCTGCACCGCGGGCGGCATCCTGCACGGCGGCGCGTTCATGGCCTTCGCCGACGCCCTGGGCGCGATCGGCGGGTTCCTCAACCTGCCGCCCGGCGCGCGCACCACGACCCTGGAATCCAAGACCAATTTCCTCGGCTCGGCCAAGGTCGGATCGGTCGTCGAGGGCAGAGCGACGCCCCTGCACATCGGGCGTCGCTCCAGCGTCTGGCAGACCCGCATCACCAGCGCCGAAGGCAAGCTGCTGGCTCTGGTGCTGCAGACCCAGATGACCGTCGAAGCCTGACGGGCGAGCACACTCGCCTTACAGGCGGTCCCCCTTGCCAATGTTCACTTTTTATTCTTCTCTCCCGCTATAGTCTAGGTTGAACCATCGGGGGAACACGTAGGGCGGTTGGGGGCGTGCATCGCCGCCGGCCTATGGCTGGCGCTGGGGACGGCTGCGCATGCGGGCCAGGCAGGCGGGGCGCAAACCTTGCCCGAGGACCCGACGATCCGCCGCGGCGTGCTGGCCAACGGCCTTCGCTATGCGGTCAAGCCCAACCCGACCGCGCAGGGCGGGCTCTCCTTCCGCCTTGCCTTCGATATCGGCAGCCTGGTCGAGGCCGATTCCGAACGGGGTGCGGCTCACTTCGTCGAGCACATGGCCTTCCGCGCCACCCGCAGGTTCCGGGAAGGCGAGCTCGAACCGAGCCTTCGCCCCGATCGGCGTCGGCTTCGGCCGCGATCAGAACGCCTTCACCTCGATCGACTCGACCCTGTACCTGGTCGACCTGCCTCGCGGCGGCGCCAGGGAACGGGGGCTGGCCATTCGTTGGCTTCGTGACGTCGCCGACGGCATCCAGTTCGATCCGACCGTGGTGGATAGAGAGCGCAACGTCGTCCTGGCCGAGCGCAGCGCGCGACGAGACGCCGAGACGCTGGCGGCGGACGCGGTGACGAACTTCCACGCGCCCGAACTGCTCGCCCCCAAGCGCTCGCCGATCGGCGCGTTGGCGACGGTCCAGGCGATCAGCGGCGCCGACCTCGAGGGCTTCTATCGCCGCTGGTACCGGCCCGAGCGCGCCGTGCTGGTGGTGGTCGGCGACGTTCCCGACCTTCCGGGCCTGGAGGCCGAGATCACTCAGGCCTTCGCCGATTGGCGGCCGGCAGCCCCAGCCACGCCGGCGCCGCCGCTCGCCCAGCCGAACCTGCGACGCGGACTGGACGCCCTGGTCCTGGCGCAGCCGGAGATCAGCCCGAGCCTCTCCATATGCCGCGTCGCACCACCGGCGCCAAAGCGCGGACACGACCTCGCCGGACATCGATCGCGCCCAGGCCCTGAAGCTCAACCCGAAGATAGAAGCCGAGGTCGAGGCCGAGGAAGCGGCCTAGCCGACGCCGATGTCCGCGGGCTTGGTCAGGTTCCGCAGAGGCTCTCCGCGGACATAGCGGCCGAGATTGTCGAGGAAGAGCTCATCGCCCCGCGCCGCGGTCAGCTCGCCGCGATTGGAGGCGTGCGGAGTGACCCGCACCTTCGGATGGTCCCAGAACCAGGCGTAGGCCGGCAGCGGCTCGGTCTTGAAGACGTCGAGCACGGCATGGGCCGGCCGGTCGGCGTCGAGGCCGGCGCGCAGGGCGTCCTCGTCCACTAGGCCGCCCCGACCGATATTGACAAGGATCGCACCCGGCTTCATCGCGGAGAAGAAGCGCTGGTCGGCGATATCCCGGGTCTCGTCGTTGAGGGCGCAGGCCAGCACTACGACGTCGGCCTCCGGCAGGCGGCTCGGCAAATCCGCCAAGGTGCTGACGCTGTCGGCCAACCCCTCGGCCGAGGCCGAGCGGCGGACCGCCTCCACATGGGCGCCGAACGCCTTGGCCCGTCTCGCGATCTCCTGGCCGATATGGCCGAAGCCAAGGACCAGCCAGCGTGTCTGGCCGACCTCGCGGAAGCTCACTGGCGTCCATTGCCGCGCGGCCTGATGCGTCGCCTGGGCGGCGATGGGGTGCAGCAGGCTCATGGCGTGGATGGTCACGTATTCGGCGATCGCCGGCGCCTGGGCGCTGGAATTGGTGACCGCCAGCCCCTCGCGCGCCAGCGGCTTGAACATCGGGTTTTCGACGCCGGCGAAGGCGGTCTGCACCCAGCGCGCCTGCGGCGCCTTGGCCAACCGATCAAAATAGCCGGCCCCACGCTTGCCGAACGCATCGACCGTCAGCCACCACACCTCCGCGGCGAGCTGGTCCGGCTCGAAAGTCTGGCCGTCCTTGGTCAGGGAACCGTCGGGCTCGGCGACCACCACCTCCAGATCCGGCGCGGTCGAGGGCAGACGGGCGGCGATCCGCTCGTAGGCGGCGCGGGTGAGCAGGGCTTGCATGGCGCAGGACTGTAAAGGCGCAGTCCGCGCTGGCAATCCTTCGACCGCCGTCGCCCGGCGGCCGGCCCGTACCTATTTGCGGCGCTGCTTACGAGCCGCGTAGCGGGCGTCGCGCGCGGCCTTTTGCTTGGCGCGCAGCTCCAGCTCGGCGGTCTCGGCGTTGAAGGCCTCGATCTCGCGGCGCAGTGCGTCGGCCTCGGCGGCGGCCTTGCGCCTCTCGGCGCGTTCGGCCTCACGCTTGGCGCGGACTTCAGCCAGTTCGGCGGCTTTGATCGAAGCGCGATCGGTCCCGGGCTCGGCCGTGACGGCCGGCTTCGCCTTCATCTTGGCCAGGAGGGCCTTCTTGGCTTCTAGGGAGGCGGACGCGCGGTCTTGGAAACTGTTGTTCTTAAGGTCTCTCATGTGGGCGTCCCCATGTCTCATCCCGCGCGAAAATGCAATCGGCGGATGCTGCGTTTGTTCGCCGCGTCCGCCGCTTACCCCTGCTCACGTGGGCTCAGAGAGCCGCCAGCACCGCCTCGCCCATCTGTTCCGTGGTCAGGGCGCCGCCCAGGTCACGGGTTCGCGCGCCGCCCTCCAGGGCCCGCACCACCGCCGCATAGACCTTGTCGGCGGCCTCGGCGCGATCCAGCGACCAGCGCAGGGCCATCTCCAGCGACAGGATCGCCGCCAGCGGATTGGCCAGGTTCTGGCCGGCGATGTCGGGGGCCGAGCCGTGGATCGGCTCATAAAGGCCCGGCTTTCCCGGTGCGCCCAGGGCCGCCGAAGGCAGCATGCCCAGCGAGCCGGTGAGCTGCGCGGCGGCGTCCGAAAGGATGTCGCCGAACAGGTTGTCGGTGACCATCACGTCGAACTGCTTGGGATTCTTGACGATCTGCATCGCCGCGTTGTCGGCCAGGATGTGCTCCAGCTCGACGTCGGCGTATTCGCGCTTGTGCAGGTCGGTGACCACCTCGCGCCACAGCAGGCCGGAGTCCATCACGTTGGACTTCTCCGCCGAGTGCACCTTGTTGCGCCGCCCGCGGGCCAGTTCGAAGGCCACCCGCGCCACCCGCTCGATCTCGGCGGTCGTATAGACCTGGGTGTCCACGGCGCGCTTGCCGCCCTCCGGCAGCTCCTCGATGAACCGGGGCGAACCGAAATAGATGCCGCCGGTGAGCTCCCGGACGATCATGAAGTCCAGCCCCTGCACCAGCTCGCGCTTCAGGCTGGAGGCGTCGGCCAGGGCTTCGAAGCAGAGGGCCGGACGCAGGTTGGCGAAGACCTCCATCCCGGCCCGCAGGTTCAGCAGCCCCGCCTCGGGGCGCTTGTCGCGGGGCGCGCCAGCCCACTTCTGCCCGCCGACGGCGCCCATCAGCACCGCCTTGGCGGCCTTGGCGGCGGCAAGGGTCTCCTCGGTGAGGGGCAGTCCGTGCTCGTCATAGCTGCAACCGCCGAACAGCCGCTCCTCGATGGCCAGGTCCGGGGCCACGACCTCGGCCACGCGCCGGGCCTGGCGGGTCACTTCGGGGCCGATCCCGTCGCCGGGCAACAGAAGCAGGTCAGTCATGTCGAGGCCCCTTTGAAAGCACGTGCAAAGTCCGGAGGCGATCTCCTATGCGAAGAGAGCCGGCCCGCAAACCCCAAAGCCCGGTTGCATCGACAGCGCCCGGAAACCATTTGGGACCTCCGACTGCTGGGCGGCCCAGGTGCAGCCCGAGCAGAAATCGTTCCGGATCGAGACAAAATCGCGCAGAACGCCCCCGGGAGCACAGCCCCTGGGTGAAACTCTCGACTTTGCCTTGGTTTCGCCGCACCCGGACCTAAGACGGTCCGGTCGTTCCAAAAGCTGATCCAAGACTCGCGTGGCCGCTCCAGCTCCTGAAACAAGCCGATCACTTCATCGCCGCGACGTGATCGCCGCCTTGCCTTTGGCGGCGATCACCGTCGCGAGCGCCGCCCAGGCCGCGCCTGCGCGCAGCTTCAGCGAAGCCCAGGTCCGAAGCATGGCTCGCGACCTGGCGCGGCGACCCTATGTTCCGCAGTCGCGTGAACTGCCCGAGGTGCTGTCGCGCCTGTCGTACGACGAATATCGCGACATCCGCTTCAACCCGGCCCAGGCCTACTGGAAGGCCGAGGGTTTGCCCTTCCAACTGCAGTTCTTCCACCGCGGGCACCTCTTCAAGGAGCGGGTGGACCTGTTCGAGGTGCAGGGCGGGCGCGCGGTTCCGATCGCCTATTCGGCCGACCAGTTCAATTTCAAGAAGGGGGCACCCGCCGGGCTGCCGTCCGACCTCGGCTTCGCCGGCTTCCGCATTCACTCCCAGATCAACACCCCGGAATACTACGACGAGGTCGCGGTGTTCCTCGGCGCCTCCTACTTCCGGGCGGTGGCCAAAGGTATGCTGTACGGCCTCTCGGCCCGGGGCCTGGCCATCGGCGCGGGCGAGAAGGAGGAGTTTCCCTCCTTCAAGACCTTCTGGATCGAGCGGCCGGCGCGCGGCGCCAACAGCCTCGTGATCCACGCGCTGATGGACAGCCCGAGCTGCGCCGGCGCCTATCGCTTCGTCGTCACGCCGGGCGTCACCACCGTCTTCGACGTCCGCTGCCGGATCTTCGCCCGCAAGACGATCGCCAATATCGGCGTGGCGCCGCTGACCAGCATGTTCTTCTTCGCCGGCGACGCCACCCGCCGCTTCGACGATTTCCGGCCGCGGGTGCACGACTCCGACGGGTTGGCGATCGCCAACGGCGCGGGTGAGCGGATCTGGCGCCCGCTGTCCAATCCCGGCTATGTTCAGCTCAGCGACTTCCGCGACAAAGCGCCGCGCGGCTACGGCCTGATCCAGCGCGAGCGACGCTACGATTCCTTCCAGGATCTCGAGGCCCGCTACGAGCGGCGGCCCAGCCTGTGGGTCGAGCCGAAGGGCTCATGGGGCGCGGGCCATGTGCGCCTGGTCGAGCTTCCGACACAGACCGAGTTCGACGACAACATCGTCGCCTTCTGGACCCCGCAGGGCGGTGTAAAAGCAGGCCGCAGCGCCGATTTCGCCTATCGGCTGAATTGGGGGCAGGAGCCTCTGAACGGCAGCCGCGCACGGGTGATCGACACGCGGGCGGGCCTCAACGCCATCACGCGGCGGCGCCACTTCGTGATCGATTTCGACCTTCCGCCGGGGGTCCCGGTGGACGACCTACGGGCCAATGTGATCGCCGGCGCCGGCAAGATCCATGACGTTACTTTACACTCGAACCCGGAAACCAAAGGCGCCCGCCTGAGTTTCGAGCTCGACCCTAGGCAGGTCCGTACAGTAGAGCTTCGCGCCGAGATTGTGCGTTCCGGCAGACCCATTTCCGAGGTGTGGCTTTACCGATGGACCGCGTAACCGCCCGGCG
This window harbors:
- a CDS encoding aspartate-semialdehyde dehydrogenase; protein product: MGYRVAVVGATGNVGREMLNILEEVNFPVDKIHAIASRKSIGVEVSFGEQILKCEDIEQFDFSTVDVVLMSVSGSFSKEWSPKIGAAGPIVIDNSSAWRMDPDVPLIVPEVNPDDVAYAGKKNIIANPNCSTAQLVVALKPLHDRARIKRVVVSTYQSVSGAGKEGMDELWDQTKSVFVLGASEPKKFPKQIAFNVIPFIGAFGDDGYTDEEAKMWNETHKMIDPSIALTVTCVRVPVMVGHSEAVNIEFHDPLDEDEARDLLRESPGLIVIDQRNDKGYITPKEAQGEFPVFVSRIRKDPTVENGLNLWVVADNLRKGAALNAVQIAELLHERGLLKSKAEA
- a CDS encoding PaaI family thioesterase; this translates as MANDTGMPFANLMGVEITERSKDRVVGRLLVREDLCTAGGILHGGAFMAFADALGAIGGFLNLPPGARTTTLESKTNFLGSAKVGSVVEGRATPLHIGRRSSVWQTRITSAEGKLLALVLQTQMTVEA
- a CDS encoding insulinase family protein; translation: MPEDPTIRRGVLANGLRYAVKPNPTAQGGLSFRLAFDIGSLVEADSERGAAHFVEHMAFRATRRFREGELEPSLRPDRRRLRPRSERLHLDRLDPVPGRPASRRRQGTGAGHSLAS
- a CDS encoding D-2-hydroxyacid dehydrogenase, which translates into the protein MQALLTRAAYERIAARLPSTAPDLEVVVAEPDGSLTKDGQTFEPDQLAAEVWWLTVDAFGKRGAGYFDRLAKAPQARWVQTAFAGVENPMFKPLAREGLAVTNSSAQAPAIAEYVTIHAMSLLHPIAAQATHQAARQWTPVSFREVGQTRWLVLGFGHIGQEIARRAKAFGAHVEAVRRSASAEGLADSVSTLADLPSRLPEADVVVLACALNDETRDIADQRFFSAMKPGAILVNIGRGGLVDEDALRAGLDADRPAHAVLDVFKTEPLPAYAWFWDHPKVRVTPHASNRGELTAARGDELFLDNLGRYVRGEPLRNLTKPADIGVG
- a CDS encoding DUF6481 family protein; amino-acid sequence: MRDLKNNSFQDRASASLEAKKALLAKMKAKPAVTAEPGTDRASIKAAELAEVRAKREAERAERRKAAAEADALRREIEAFNAETAELELRAKQKAARDARYAARKQRRK
- the leuB gene encoding 3-isopropylmalate dehydrogenase encodes the protein MTDLLLLPGDGIGPEVTRQARRVAEVVAPDLAIEERLFGGCSYDEHGLPLTEETLAAAKAAKAVLMGAVGGQKWAGAPRDKRPEAGLLNLRAGMEVFANLRPALCFEALADASSLKRELVQGLDFMIVRELTGGIYFGSPRFIEELPEGGKRAVDTQVYTTAEIERVARVAFELARGRRNKVHSAEKSNVMDSGLLWREVVTDLHKREYADVELEHILADNAAMQIVKNPKQFDVMVTDNLFGDILSDAAAQLTGSLGMLPSAALGAPGKPGLYEPIHGSAPDIAGQNLANPLAAILSLEMALRWSLDRAEAADKVYAAVVRALEGGARTRDLGGALTTEQMGEAVLAAL
- a CDS encoding glucan biosynthesis protein, with amino-acid sequence MIAALPLAAITVASAAQAAPARSFSEAQVRSMARDLARRPYVPQSRELPEVLSRLSYDEYRDIRFNPAQAYWKAEGLPFQLQFFHRGHLFKERVDLFEVQGGRAVPIAYSADQFNFKKGAPAGLPSDLGFAGFRIHSQINTPEYYDEVAVFLGASYFRAVAKGMLYGLSARGLAIGAGEKEEFPSFKTFWIERPARGANSLVIHALMDSPSCAGAYRFVVTPGVTTVFDVRCRIFARKTIANIGVAPLTSMFFFAGDATRRFDDFRPRVHDSDGLAIANGAGERIWRPLSNPGYVQLSDFRDKAPRGYGLIQRERRYDSFQDLEARYERRPSLWVEPKGSWGAGHVRLVELPTQTEFDDNIVAFWTPQGGVKAGRSADFAYRLNWGQEPLNGSRARVIDTRAGLNAITRRRHFVIDFDLPPGVPVDDLRANVIAGAGKIHDVTLHSNPETKGARLSFELDPRQVRTVELRAEIVRSGRPISEVWLYRWTA